In a genomic window of Dermochelys coriacea isolate rDerCor1 chromosome 11, rDerCor1.pri.v4, whole genome shotgun sequence:
- the RPRM gene encoding protein reprimo: MNASLGNQSAAAGLFLANSSDALERALGCCTQASVVTDNGLVASGPDERSLYIMRVVQIAVMCVLSLTVVFGIFFLGCNLLIKSEGMINFLVKDRRPSKEAEAVVVGPY, translated from the coding sequence ATGAACGCCTCGCTGGGCAACCAGAGCGCGGCGGCGGGGCTCTTCCTCGCCAACAGCAGTGACGCCCTGGAGCGGGCCCTGGGCTGCTGCACCCAGGCCTCGGTGGTGACCGACAACGGCTTGGTGGCGAGCGGCCCGGACGAGAGGAGCCTCTACATCATGCGGGTGGTGCAGATCGCGGTCATGTGCGTCCTCTCGCTCACCGTGGTCTTCGGCATCTTCTTCCTGGGCTGCAACCTGCTCATCAAGTCCGAGGGGATGATCAACTTCTTGGTGAAGGACCGGAGACCGTCCAAAGAGGCGGAGGCGGTGGTGGTCGGGCCCTACTGA